The Candidatus Thorarchaeota archaeon DNA window GTATGGTCTTCTGTTCTACTTTGTGCCGCTCACTTGGTATGACTGGGTCATATGCGTGGTCCTGTCCCTGCCTGCCATTGTCGGAATGGAGGCCTACAAGAGACACCTGCGAAGACGAGGGGTCACACTCTAGGTCTAACGATGCTGTTCCAGTACATTGGTACGCAAGACGTGTCACAGCCCGAACCGAGGCGTCAATGAGACATGTAAACTGGCTTCGATTCAAGTGCGGGTACATTCATGATTGATGGAAGAGCTACCTAAATAACTGAAGCCTGCTTGAATTGGATGGAGAGAAGTTCGTTGCCCAGAATGACAACTCAAAAGATTCGTCAGATGAAAGGTAAGAAGAAGGTGGTCATGCTCACCGCCTATGATGCACCCACCGCTCAGATACTCAGTGCATGTGGGATCGACATACTCCTTGTGGGCGACTCGGTTGGCAACGCGCTTCTCGGGTATGAGAGCACAATCCCTGTCACTCTAGACGACATAGTGCATCACTGCGCCGCTGTGGCGAGGGGTAGACCTGACAGCCTAATTGTCGGCGATATGCCATTCATGTCTTACAAGGTCAGCGTGGAACAGGCGCTGACGAACTCAGCCATCTTACTCCAGAAAGGCGGCGCTGAAGCAGTGAAGTTCGAGGGCGGAACCAGTATCGTGCCCAAGGTGAAGGCCGTAGTTGAAGCGGGCATTCCAGTCATGGGTCACATAGGCCTGACTCCGCAGTCGATCTTTGAGCTAGGTGGTTATCGCGTGCAGGGTCGGACGAGGGAACGAGCTGAGAGGCTCGTGCAACACGCAAGGGATTTGGAAGAAGCCGGAGTCTTTGCAATCGTGATTGAACTGGTCCCCCATGAGACTGCCAGAATGATCACCGAGGCAGTTAGCGTGCCTACTATTGGTATCGGGGCAGGTCCGCACTGCGACGGGCAAGTGCTTGTCCTGTGGGACATGCTGGGACTGTTTGAGGGCTTCAAACCAAAGTTCGTGAAGCGATATGCGAATGTGCGCCATGTCATTAGTGAGGCTGTGACAAAGTACATCGAGGAGGTTCGGGCAGGACTGTTTCCCGACGCCGAACACAGCTTCGAGATGTCAGAAGAAGAGTCTGGTCGTCTTTACGGACGCGTGAAACCCCCCGACTGAGAGACCGTCATGGCTCACTTCTGATTATTGGCCACCTTGTTCAGCGCATCGATGAGCGCATCCACGTCTATCCCGTGTGCTTTTGCGCCCTGCTCGATGTTTTCGAACCTTGCAGCCATGCAACCGAGACAGTGCAACCCAAACTCGATGAACGTCTCTGTGGTCTTAGGCCATCTCATTACTACTTCCTGAATCGACATTTCCTTGGTTATCGTCTGAGACACTGTTCACACCTTCTTGGACCATGCTCATTAACTATGATGAAGTCACATTGTGCTCTAATATAGTTTGCTCTTTGTACGAGCATCATCACGAGAGGCCATGAGCGAACGCCCAGCCTATTTCAGGATCATGTGGTGCAGTCCCATTTCGTTCAGGACCTGTGGGAATATGTCGAAGAGTGGCTTTATCTTGGACAGGAGGCCAAGTGCCTTTGCTATCGAGCCCTCCATCTTGACCTCTCCCTTCGCCATGGCTATCGTTGTGTTCAGTTTACCCTGCCAGAACTTGTTTGTAGTCTCTGATGTACTCCACACCTTGATTTCGGGCTCGACATTAGAGTCAAAGCTGAGAGTACCAGTCTTGCCGTCAGGACCGGGGTCTCTGAAGTTGATTGTGACGTGGATCTCTGGACGGTCAATGTCGAATCTCACGACCACCTTTGAGGCAGTGAGCTTCTCCATGACAGCGGTCTCCTGGACTGCTCTTGCCCAGAACCTGTTGAACACTTCTCGCAGTTGTTCTGTGCTATCGAAGAACGGCATTATGTCGCACCACTCTCAAAGACACACGACGACACGATAGAAACCTTTCGGGATGCGATGGATAAGGAACTCGCATATGCCGTTTCAATTCCCAAGGAGTGATGTCGTGTGTCTCTGGGTTCTCAGTGTGAGTGACGTAGTCGGTGCACTCCAACATCTGCAGTTGACCGCACACTCACCGTTTTCGCAACGGCGAGGTCTCTCAACTTCACAGAGCTCCGATGGATGCATGTCAGTCAGTGATACGCGTGCACCACTGCGTCACGCTCTTTATTAGGCACCTTTGAGGTACCATCTCGGTCACCTTGCCACCTCGAATGAGCGAGAAGAGTAAGATACTCTTTGGGTTTCTGCTTGGGACGGCTCTGTCTTGTGCAGAGCTGGTATTTGGTGCCTTCACAATACTGACAATGGGTCGTGCAGCATTCTTCGCGGTCATGCTACTCACCGGTGTGGCCGCAGGGAGTATCAAGAATGGCCTACTCAGCGGAGCAATGGTCCTTGCAGCCATGATTCCAGTTGGACTACTAATCTGGCCGTTCATGCCTCATCTCGGTGAGCCAGTCGATTTGGGCACAATAGTCGTGTTGATTATGATAGCGATGGTCGGCGGGCCCGCTTGGAAGATTCAGGAGTACTTCGAAGGCGAGCCCCCCGCAGCAGTGTGTTGCGTTGGTCTTATCTTCCTCAGCTTGGCCATCACGCTCGCTCCCCTGTTGTACTTGGGAGGTCTTGTGCCTGCGGCGATTGGGGGCGCCCTCGGACGCGTCATCTGGGATCGTCTTCTTCGGACAAGCCCTGCGGCTCCACCTTCTGACAGCCATGGTCCCCCAGAACCAGATGCCTCAGCGTAAGAGCGCACCGACGAGTGTGTCCCGAATCAGCCGCTTCACCCAGTGTGCCGGTTCATGAACGAGTCATTGGCGGTCTCGTCACCGACTCAGGACCGACTGACTGGCTGACCGATTGACTGACCGTCTTCTCATGTCCACAGTCGAAAGAGCAAGGTGTGACGCAATGGTTTCTCCTGAGAGTCCCGGCGCAACCTGCGCAACAGAGGGATGACGGCCGAAG harbors:
- the panB gene encoding 3-methyl-2-oxobutanoate hydroxymethyltransferase, with product MERSSLPRMTTQKIRQMKGKKKVVMLTAYDAPTAQILSACGIDILLVGDSVGNALLGYESTIPVTLDDIVHHCAAVARGRPDSLIVGDMPFMSYKVSVEQALTNSAILLQKGGAEAVKFEGGTSIVPKVKAVVEAGIPVMGHIGLTPQSIFELGGYRVQGRTRERAERLVQHARDLEEAGVFAIVIELVPHETARMITEAVSVPTIGIGAGPHCDGQVLVLWDMLGLFEGFKPKFVKRYANVRHVISEAVTKYIEEVRAGLFPDAEHSFEMSEEESGRLYGRVKPPD
- a CDS encoding DUF1858 domain-containing protein, with translation MSIQEVVMRWPKTTETFIEFGLHCLGCMAARFENIEQGAKAHGIDVDALIDALNKVANNQK
- a CDS encoding SCP2 sterol-binding domain-containing protein, which encodes MPFFDSTEQLREVFNRFWARAVQETAVMEKLTASKVVVRFDIDRPEIHVTINFRDPGPDGKTGTLSFDSNVEPEIKVWSTSETTNKFWQGKLNTTIAMAKGEVKMEGSIAKALGLLSKIKPLFDIFPQVLNEMGLHHMILK